One window of the Zea mays cultivar B73 chromosome 3, Zm-B73-REFERENCE-NAM-5.0, whole genome shotgun sequence genome contains the following:
- the LOC100284129 gene encoding Pathogen-related protein, with amino-acid sequence MAGAEVGEDKYRSFIHGEGERDTVWRYGAPPNYDVVNKLFEEERTQVWPEGSLEEKVQRLLKSWEMELVHKARPEDQKTVNSEKYSASTNGMSALTRAEVMAIGGYNNFLRTKLPPEHRIYDPDSETVESAMATFTTAFPRGFAIEVLDVYSGPPRIAFKFRHWGYMEGPFKGHPPHGQRVELFGVCIFHVDEDMKVDKSEYFYERGNFLAGFLSAPAPDGSGGCPVMRGN; translated from the exons ATGGCGGGCGCCGAGGTGGGAGAAGACAAGTACCGCTCCTTCATCCACGGCGAGGGCGAGAGGGACACCGTGTGGAGGTACGGCGCCCCGCCCAACTACGACGTGGTCAACAAGCTCTTCGAGGAAGAGAGGACTCAG GTGTGGCCCGAGGGCTCGCTGGAGGAGAAGGTGCAGCGGCTGCTCAAGAGCTGGGAGATGGAGCTGGTGCACAAGGCGCGGCCCGAGGACCAGAAGACCGTCAACTCGGAGAAATACTCTGCCAGCACCAACG GGATGAGCGCTCTGACCCGGGCCGAGGTGATGGCCATCGGCGGCTACAACAACTTCCTGCGCACCAAGCTGCCCCCGGAGCACCGCATCTACGACCCGGACAGCGAGACCGTGGAGTCCGCCATGGCCACCTTCACCACGGCCTTCCCGCGGGGCTTCGCCATCGAGGTGCTCGACGTCTACAGCGGCCCGCCCAGGATCGCCTTCAAGTTCCGCCACTGGGGCTACATGGAGGGGCCCTTCAAGGGCCACCCGCCGCACGGCCAGCGGGTCGAGCTCTTCGGCGTCTGCATCTTCCAT GTTGACGAAGACATGAAGGTGGACAAGTCAGAGTACTTCTACGAGCGCGGCAACTTCCTCGCCGGCTTCTTGAGTGCCCCTGCCCCTGATGGCTCAGGCGGTTGCCCCGTGATGCGCGGGAACTGA
- the LOC103651865 gene encoding glutathione S-transferase T3-like, producing the protein MAQYGSYLSEDDGTQFQNTAFAPTPEIPAQGSPAPPPVKKAPQRTKLANFTSEEDMRVCQAWLAVSCDPIVNTGQKRQGFWNRITEAYNSRRGSMPERSTKSLMSRWDSIKTQCSTFARYMMAVLRQNPSGMTDADKTSLAATRFAAVEKKPFHFLHCWSILKDQPKWMDQHMGNQNPPPNPIGTQSNTIDLDGGEDSAPSSFTSKRPLGRDSAKEKAKKQRSENTSSTDSEYLTRMGELSLERLSVYKSVASTEEKKLEFMKKQERQKLILERKKLNLEKMKMERQKVKEETEQEVLILSMDLTKCNPLLRQYYEAKQQEILARVTGSSSSSK; encoded by the exons ATGGCACAATATGGAAGTTACCTCTCCGAGGATGATGGCACTCAGTTTCAGAACACTGCATTTGCTCCTACGCCTGAGATACCAGCCCAGGGATCACCAGCACCACCTCCTGTGAAGAAGGCTCCTCAACGCACAAAGCTAGCAAATTTCACGTCTGAAGAGGATATGAGGGTTTGTCAAGCTTGGTTGGCTGTGAGTTGTGATCCCATTGTGAACACTGGTCAGAAGCGTCAAGGATTTTGGAATCGGATTACAGAGGCATACAACTCTCGCAGAGGATCAATGCCAGAGAGGTCTACAAAATCTCTCATGAGCAGGTGGGACAGTATCAAAACTCAATGTTCTACATTTGCTAGATACATGATGGCTGTGCTTCGACAAAACCCAAGTGGCATGACTGATGCAGATAAG ACATCTCTTGCGGCTACTCGGTTTGCTGCTGTTGAAAAGAAGCCCTTCCATTTCTTACATTGTTGGTCCATATTGAAGGATCAACCAAAATGGATGGACCAGCACATGGGTAACCAGAATCCTCCACCGAACCCTATTGGAACCCAATCCAATACTATTGACTTAGATGGTGGTGAAGACTCAGCTCCATCAAGTTTTACTTCGAAGAGACCGCTTGGTCGTGATTCAGCCaaggaaaaggcaaagaagcaAAGATCAGAGAACACTTCATCCACAGATTCCGAGTACCTAACACGGATGGGTGAGCTTTCTTTGGAACGGTTATCTGTGTACAAATCAGTAGCTtcaactgaggagaagaagttgGAGTTCATGAAGAAACAGGAGAGGCAGAAACTCATATTGGAGAGGAAGAAGCTTAATCTAGAGAAGATGAAGATGGAACGACAAAAGGTGAAGGAGGAGACGGAACAGGAGGTACTGATATTGAGCATGGATTTGACAAAATGTAACCCCCTCCTTCGACAATACTATGAGGCGAAACAACAGGAGATTCTGGCAAGGGTGACTGGGAGCTCGTCGTCAAGCAAGTGA